One window from the genome of Acuticoccus sp. I52.16.1 encodes:
- the coaA gene encoding type I pantothenate kinase, translated as MDAIPDLVETSGRRPRDEFAPFHVFSEHDWAKLRAGMPMTLSAEEIVQLQGFNDRVEPGQVETIYLPLSRLLSLYVEATDGLYRATQAFLGREGDRTPYIIGIAGSVAVGKTTTAQLLQTLISRWPGRPTVDLVTTDGFLYPNAHLLENGLMERKGFPESYDVGMLIAFLTDVKAGVRNVQAPVYSHLTYDRVPGETIEVDRPDILIVEGLNVLQTQRLSVDRPRVPFVSDFFDFSIYLDAEEALLEAWYLTRFNRLKETRFTDPRSYFHRYAKASQAETDAFAKSLWEKINLKNLRENVGPTKLRADLILRKGAGHRITEVALRKV; from the coding sequence ATGGATGCTATACCCGACCTGGTCGAGACCTCGGGGCGGCGCCCGCGTGACGAGTTCGCCCCATTCCACGTGTTCAGCGAGCACGATTGGGCGAAACTCCGTGCCGGCATGCCGATGACCTTGTCGGCGGAGGAAATCGTCCAGCTTCAAGGCTTCAACGACCGTGTGGAGCCGGGCCAGGTGGAGACGATCTACCTGCCGCTGTCGCGCCTCCTCTCGCTCTACGTCGAGGCGACCGACGGGCTCTACCGCGCCACGCAGGCCTTCCTCGGCCGCGAGGGCGACCGTACGCCGTACATCATCGGCATCGCCGGCTCCGTCGCCGTCGGCAAGACGACGACGGCGCAACTGCTGCAGACCCTGATCTCGCGCTGGCCGGGTCGACCGACGGTCGATCTCGTCACCACCGACGGCTTCCTCTACCCCAATGCGCACCTCCTCGAGAACGGGCTGATGGAGCGCAAGGGCTTTCCGGAGAGCTACGACGTCGGCATGCTGATCGCGTTCCTGACGGACGTGAAAGCAGGCGTGCGCAACGTTCAGGCGCCGGTCTATTCCCACCTCACCTACGACCGCGTGCCCGGCGAGACGATCGAGGTCGACAGGCCGGACATCCTCATCGTCGAGGGGCTGAACGTGTTGCAGACGCAGCGCCTGTCGGTCGACCGGCCGCGGGTGCCCTTCGTCTCCGACTTCTTCGACTTCTCGATCTACCTCGACGCGGAGGAGGCGCTCCTCGAAGCGTGGTACCTCACCCGCTTCAACAGGCTGAAGGAGACGCGCTTCACCGACCCGCGTTCCTATTTCCATCGCTACGCCAAGGCCTCGCAGGCCGAGACCGACGCATTCGCCAAGAGCCTGTGGGAGAAGATCAACCTCAAGAACCTGCGCGAGAACGTGGGCCCGACGAAGCTTCGGGCCGACCTCATCCTGCGCAAGGGCGCCGGGCACCGCATCACCGAGGTCGCGCTGCGCAAGGTCTGA
- a CDS encoding Pr6Pr family membrane protein: protein MAARAIAAAAALISLAGLVLRTVLNVGANLEKGESAGAALWHLAGLFTIWGNVAVVVVAGAIALAPRSAIGGPRVRTAVAAAIIIIGVVFALLLRYLLAGEPLMPRIASYLMHDYAPVAFALAWLLAGHGRLAWRDALWALLLPGVYLAVVLVRGLAEGFAPYWFLDIQTLGLALYARNAAGLAVGFAAIGLALVAIDKTLARLAGRAASE, encoded by the coding sequence ATGGCCGCGCGCGCCATCGCCGCCGCAGCCGCGCTGATCTCCCTCGCGGGGCTGGTCCTGCGCACGGTGCTCAACGTCGGCGCCAACCTGGAGAAGGGCGAGAGCGCCGGCGCCGCGCTGTGGCACCTCGCCGGGCTCTTCACGATCTGGGGCAATGTCGCCGTGGTGGTGGTCGCCGGGGCGATCGCACTGGCACCGCGCAGCGCGATCGGGGGGCCGCGGGTGCGCACCGCCGTGGCGGCGGCGATCATCATCATCGGCGTCGTCTTCGCGCTGCTGCTGCGCTATCTCCTCGCCGGTGAGCCGCTGATGCCGCGGATCGCCAGCTATCTCATGCACGATTATGCGCCGGTCGCATTCGCGCTGGCCTGGCTCCTCGCCGGGCACGGCCGCCTGGCGTGGCGCGACGCGCTCTGGGCGCTGCTGCTGCCGGGGGTCTACCTCGCCGTCGTGCTCGTGCGCGGCCTCGCCGAGGGCTTCGCGCCCTACTGGTTCCTCGACATTCAGACGCTGGGCCTCGCGCTCTATGCCCGCAACGCGGCCGGACTGGCGGTCGGTTTCGCGGCGATCGGCCTCGCGCTGGTCGCGATCGACAAGACCCTGGCACGCTTGGCAGGACGGGCGGCCTCGGAGTAG
- a CDS encoding threonine/serine dehydratase: MDSPVDRAAIEAAAARIAPHVRRTPLMRLEAPVPCELKLEQLQATGSFKVRGAFNTLLSVDVPAGGVAAASGGNHGAAVAYAASVLGHKATIFVPTIASPAKLQVIREAGADITILGERYAEALEASEAFQAASGAIGVHAYDAPLTVAGQGTVGAEWEADSAGLDTVLVAVGGGGLISGIAAWFQNRVKVVGVEPEGSCAMAAALKAGRPVAVEVNSVAADSLGSRSVGVLNYELARRFVERVVLVEDEAIVEAQRTLWRQARIVTEPGGATAYAALQSGAYQPAPGERVGVLVCGANTDPVSFSNAIAKEA; this comes from the coding sequence ATGGACAGCCCCGTCGACCGCGCCGCCATCGAGGCCGCCGCAGCCCGGATCGCCCCGCACGTGCGCCGCACGCCGCTGATGCGGCTGGAAGCGCCGGTCCCCTGCGAATTGAAGCTGGAGCAGTTGCAGGCGACCGGCTCCTTCAAGGTCCGCGGCGCCTTCAACACCCTGCTTTCGGTCGACGTGCCGGCCGGAGGTGTCGCGGCGGCGTCCGGCGGCAACCACGGCGCGGCGGTCGCCTACGCGGCCAGCGTGCTCGGCCACAAGGCGACGATCTTCGTGCCGACCATCGCGAGCCCGGCCAAGCTCCAGGTGATCCGCGAGGCGGGGGCCGACATCACCATCCTCGGCGAACGCTACGCCGAGGCGCTGGAGGCGAGCGAAGCCTTCCAGGCGGCGTCCGGCGCCATCGGGGTCCACGCCTACGACGCGCCGCTCACCGTCGCCGGTCAGGGCACCGTCGGCGCCGAGTGGGAGGCCGACAGCGCCGGGCTGGACACCGTGCTCGTCGCGGTCGGCGGCGGCGGGCTCATCTCCGGCATCGCCGCGTGGTTCCAGAACCGCGTCAAGGTCGTCGGCGTCGAGCCGGAGGGGTCGTGCGCCATGGCCGCGGCGCTGAAGGCGGGCCGCCCGGTCGCCGTCGAGGTGAACTCCGTGGCGGCGGACTCGCTCGGCTCGCGCAGCGTCGGCGTACTCAACTACGAGCTGGCGCGCCGTTTCGTCGAGCGGGTCGTGCTGGTCGAGGACGAGGCCATCGTCGAGGCGCAGCGGACGCTGTGGCGCCAGGCGCGGATCGTCACCGAACCGGGCGGCGCCACCGCCTACGCCGCGCTCCAGTCCGGCGCCTACCAGCCCGCGCCGGGCGAGCGCGTGGGCGTCCTCGTCTGCGGCGCCAACACCGACCCAGTTAGCTTTAGTAACGCTATCGCCAAGGAAGCGTGA
- a CDS encoding helix-turn-helix transcriptional regulator — translation MLAHNDVWNAIDELAAKHGMSPSGLARRSGLDPTTFNKSKRFASDGRPRWPSTESIAKILKATNTSVSDLFGFVENIRNAPQVSIPLIGEAHAGFESASPVGTDTIAVPSPPRIISFPDRRHEPLYALSVVGDSMQPLYRDGDVLFISPNAEANAGDRVVVKRTNNEVAVKVLKEIGSDGYKFHAVNPDHDDVSLGKSEIEWIARIVYATQ, via the coding sequence ATGCTCGCTCATAACGACGTGTGGAACGCGATCGACGAGCTTGCGGCGAAGCATGGCATGTCTCCGTCCGGCCTTGCCCGTCGCAGCGGTCTCGATCCGACGACTTTTAACAAAAGCAAGCGATTTGCGTCCGACGGGCGTCCCCGCTGGCCGTCGACCGAGTCCATCGCAAAGATCCTAAAAGCCACGAACACCTCGGTGTCGGACCTGTTCGGCTTCGTCGAAAACATCCGCAACGCGCCGCAAGTCTCGATCCCCCTCATCGGCGAAGCGCATGCGGGCTTCGAAAGCGCGAGCCCGGTCGGCACCGATACGATCGCCGTTCCTAGCCCCCCACGCATCATTTCCTTCCCCGATCGGCGCCACGAGCCGCTCTATGCGCTGTCGGTCGTGGGCGACTCGATGCAGCCGCTCTACCGCGATGGCGACGTCCTCTTCATCTCCCCCAACGCCGAGGCGAACGCCGGCGACCGCGTGGTGGTGAAGCGCACGAACAACGAGGTCGCGGTCAAGGTGCTGAAAGAGATCGGTTCCGACGGCTACAAGTTCCACGCCGTCAATCCGGACCATGACGACGTCTCGCTCGGCAAGTCCGAGATCGAGTGGATCGCCCGCATCGTCTACGCGACGCAATAG
- a CDS encoding DUF952 domain-containing protein, which yields MEDKDTIYKLLRSAELATFVTKGFFEGSADDLRDGFVHLSTDAQLNGTLEKHFSGEFNIFALDCRPLMNSAELVWETSRGGALFPHLYRAIQLSDVAAIYPLPQSKWPPSHKG from the coding sequence GTGGAAGACAAGGATACGATTTACAAGCTGCTGCGATCTGCCGAACTTGCGACATTCGTCACAAAAGGCTTCTTTGAAGGATCAGCCGACGACCTTCGCGACGGCTTCGTTCACCTGTCCACCGATGCGCAGCTGAATGGGACGCTCGAGAAACATTTTTCTGGAGAGTTCAACATTTTTGCGCTGGATTGCAGGCCTTTAATGAACTCAGCCGAATTGGTCTGGGAGACTTCGCGCGGCGGGGCGCTTTTCCCGCACCTCTACCGCGCGATACAACTCAGCGACGTGGCGGCGATATATCCGCTGCCGCAAAGCAAATGGCCTCCATCGCACAAAGGATAG
- a CDS encoding aspartate-semialdehyde dehydrogenase has translation MGYTVAVVGATGNVGREILDIMAERGFPADKVIAVASRRSQGTEVSYGDKTLKCEALETTDFSNVDICMMSAGGDVAREWAPKIAAAGAVVIDNSSAFRTDPDVPLIVPEVNADAVEGFAKKNIIANPNCSTAQLVVALKPIHDRARIKRVVVATYQSVSGAGKAAMDDLFAQTRAVFVSDEVQSKAFPKRMAFNLIPQIDVFMEDGSTKEEWKMMVETKKILDPKIKLHATCVRVPVFISHSEAVNLELEEPLSAEEARDLLRESPGCLVIDKHEPGGYITPYEAAGEDATYISRIREDPTVENGLAMWVVSDNLRKGAALNTVQIAELLVNRKLLSARAEAA, from the coding sequence ATGGGCTACACGGTAGCAGTCGTCGGCGCGACGGGGAACGTCGGCCGCGAAATTCTCGATATCATGGCCGAGCGCGGCTTCCCGGCCGACAAGGTGATCGCGGTCGCGTCGCGCCGCAGTCAGGGGACCGAGGTCTCCTACGGCGACAAGACCCTGAAATGCGAGGCGCTGGAGACGACCGACTTTTCCAACGTCGACATCTGCATGATGTCGGCCGGCGGCGACGTGGCGCGCGAGTGGGCCCCCAAGATCGCCGCGGCCGGCGCGGTGGTGATCGACAATTCGTCCGCCTTCCGGACCGATCCGGACGTGCCGCTCATCGTGCCCGAAGTGAATGCCGACGCGGTCGAGGGGTTCGCCAAGAAGAACATCATCGCCAATCCCAACTGCTCGACCGCGCAGCTCGTCGTGGCACTGAAGCCGATCCACGACCGCGCCCGGATCAAGCGCGTGGTGGTCGCGACGTATCAGTCCGTTTCGGGCGCCGGCAAGGCGGCGATGGACGACCTGTTCGCCCAGACCCGCGCCGTCTTCGTGTCGGACGAGGTGCAGTCCAAGGCGTTCCCGAAGCGGATGGCCTTCAACCTCATCCCGCAGATCGACGTCTTCATGGAAGACGGCTCGACCAAGGAAGAGTGGAAGATGATGGTCGAGACGAAGAAGATCCTCGACCCCAAGATCAAGCTGCACGCCACCTGCGTGCGCGTTCCGGTCTTCATCTCCCATTCCGAGGCGGTGAACCTGGAGCTGGAGGAGCCGCTGTCGGCCGAAGAAGCGCGCGACCTGTTGCGGGAATCGCCGGGCTGCCTGGTGATCGATAAGCATGAGCCGGGCGGCTACATCACGCCGTACGAGGCCGCTGGCGAGGACGCGACCTACATCAGCCGCATCCGCGAGGATCCGACGGTGGAGAACGGGCTCGCGATGTGGGTGGTGAGCGACAACCTGCGCAAGGGCGCCGCGCTCAACACGGTGCAGATCGCGGAGCTGCTGGTGAACCGCAAGTTGCTGTCGGCCCGCGCCGAGGCGGCGTGA
- a CDS encoding sulfite exporter TauE/SafE family protein translates to MSALLPDAVAPLGAVFLIVLSFFTSALTAAVGIGGGVVLLAAMTFVVPAVALVPLHGVVQLGSNTGRAIVMARNVALRLIVPFGLGAVLGAVLGGMLVVELPAQVILLAIGVTILLTTWMKLPPLGKGERGILAAGGLLATCLTMFVGATGPFVMMILRQSGLPHARLVATHAMAMVIQHGFKVVAFTALGFAFADWAPMMALMIAAGFCGTLVGARLLNKLPEATLKRALNIVLTLIALQLIVRSLVELA, encoded by the coding sequence GTGAGCGCGCTGCTGCCGGACGCCGTGGCGCCGCTGGGCGCCGTCTTCCTGATCGTGCTCAGCTTCTTCACCAGCGCGCTGACGGCGGCGGTGGGGATCGGCGGTGGCGTGGTGCTGCTGGCGGCGATGACGTTCGTCGTCCCGGCGGTGGCGCTGGTGCCGCTCCACGGCGTCGTGCAGCTCGGTTCCAACACCGGCCGCGCCATCGTCATGGCGCGCAACGTGGCGCTGCGGCTGATCGTGCCGTTCGGGCTGGGGGCGGTGCTGGGGGCCGTCCTCGGCGGCATGCTGGTGGTGGAGCTGCCGGCGCAGGTGATCCTGCTCGCCATCGGCGTCACCATCCTCCTCACCACCTGGATGAAGCTGCCACCGCTGGGCAAGGGCGAGCGCGGCATCCTCGCGGCGGGTGGCCTGCTGGCGACGTGCCTCACCATGTTCGTCGGCGCCACGGGGCCGTTCGTGATGATGATCCTGCGCCAATCGGGCCTCCCACATGCGCGCCTCGTCGCCACGCACGCGATGGCGATGGTCATTCAACACGGCTTCAAGGTCGTCGCCTTCACGGCGCTGGGGTTCGCATTCGCCGACTGGGCGCCGATGATGGCGCTGATGATCGCCGCCGGCTTCTGTGGCACGCTGGTCGGCGCGCGGCTTCTCAACAAGCTCCCGGAGGCGACGTTGAAGCGCGCCCTCAACATCGTGCTGACGCTCATCGCGCTCCAGCTCATCGTCCGCTCGCTCGTCGAGCTCGCCTGA
- a CDS encoding ligase-associated DNA damage response exonuclease: protein MPEPLLALTPDGLYCPPGGFHIDPVRKVARAAITHGHADHARPGHDTVLATAETLAIMAVRYGPGFAGSRQAIGYGEAVRIGGVTVRYHPAGHILGSAQISLEAGGRRAVVSGDYKRQADPTCTGFELVPCDLFVTEATFALPVFRHPDAADEVATLLQSVALFPERPHIVGAYALGKAQRVLAHIRAAGYDRPIYLHGAMEALTAHYQASGQDFGILLPVKGVDRKTLAGEIVMCPPGSLADRWAQRFGDSVTAFASGWMRVRARARQRGVELPLVISDHADWEDLCTTIVETGAEQVWVTHGQEDALCHWARTKGIDARPLHLLGYGDGDDGPEEIVADDAD, encoded by the coding sequence ATGCCGGAACCGCTCCTCGCCCTGACGCCCGACGGCCTCTACTGCCCGCCGGGCGGTTTCCACATCGACCCCGTGCGCAAGGTGGCGCGCGCGGCGATCACCCACGGCCACGCCGACCATGCCCGCCCGGGTCACGACACCGTGCTCGCCACGGCCGAGACGCTGGCCATCATGGCCGTGCGCTACGGGCCCGGATTCGCCGGCTCGCGCCAGGCGATCGGCTACGGTGAGGCGGTGCGGATCGGCGGGGTGACGGTGCGCTACCATCCCGCGGGGCATATTCTGGGCTCGGCGCAGATCTCGCTGGAGGCGGGCGGCCGGCGCGCCGTGGTGTCCGGTGACTACAAGCGCCAGGCCGATCCCACCTGCACCGGGTTCGAGTTGGTCCCCTGCGACCTCTTCGTCACCGAGGCGACGTTCGCGCTCCCGGTCTTCCGCCATCCGGACGCGGCGGACGAGGTGGCGACGCTACTGCAGTCGGTGGCGCTCTTCCCGGAGCGGCCGCACATCGTCGGCGCCTATGCCCTGGGGAAGGCGCAGCGGGTGCTCGCCCACATCCGCGCCGCCGGCTACGATCGGCCGATCTACCTGCACGGCGCGATGGAAGCCCTGACGGCGCACTACCAGGCGAGCGGGCAGGACTTCGGCATCCTGCTGCCGGTGAAGGGCGTCGATCGCAAGACGCTGGCGGGGGAGATCGTCATGTGCCCGCCCGGCTCGCTGGCCGATCGGTGGGCGCAGCGGTTCGGCGACAGCGTGACGGCGTTCGCCTCGGGCTGGATGCGGGTGCGGGCGCGGGCGCGGCAGCGCGGGGTGGAGCTGCCACTGGTGATCTCCGACCATGCCGACTGGGAGGACCTGTGCACCACGATCGTGGAGACGGGGGCCGAACAGGTGTGGGTGACGCATGGCCAGGAGGACGCGCTGTGCCACTGGGCCCGCACGAAGGGCATCGACGCTCGCCCGCTGCACCTGCTGGGCTACGGAGACGGGGACGACGGGCCGGAGGAGATCGTCGCCGACGACGCGGACTGA
- a CDS encoding DMT family transporter, giving the protein MPLNDNMRGALLMTAATAGFACNDALMKLAFETVPVAQGIFCRGLVAIVLIGLLAWRTGALLCRPSRREWRVLALRTGAELGATVTFLQAISTMPLAAATSVLQFVPLAVTMVAALLLSEPVGWRRWSAIAVGFLGVLVMMRPGTAGFEATLLYPMATVVFITARDVLTRYMEPATPSVFVSFLTILTVTFFAGVAMPIQGAVAIDLTTAALFVIAASFIMVGYIMSVTGMRVGDISAVSPFRYTVLVWAMLLGFLLFEEVPDTPTLIGAGMVVAAGLYTLWRETRRGPTRTAAEASTRPFSPTGRGP; this is encoded by the coding sequence ATGCCCCTCAACGACAATATGCGCGGCGCGCTCCTGATGACCGCCGCCACGGCGGGATTTGCGTGCAACGACGCCTTGATGAAGCTGGCGTTCGAGACCGTCCCCGTCGCCCAGGGCATCTTCTGCCGCGGCCTCGTCGCCATCGTGCTGATCGGGCTGCTGGCCTGGCGCACCGGCGCGCTGCTCTGCCGGCCGAGCCGGCGCGAGTGGCGCGTCCTGGCGCTGCGCACCGGAGCCGAGCTCGGCGCGACCGTCACCTTCCTGCAGGCCATCAGCACGATGCCACTGGCCGCCGCCACCAGCGTCCTGCAGTTCGTGCCGCTCGCCGTGACGATGGTGGCGGCCCTCCTCCTGAGCGAGCCGGTCGGCTGGCGGCGCTGGTCGGCGATCGCGGTGGGCTTCCTCGGCGTCCTCGTGATGATGCGCCCCGGCACCGCGGGGTTCGAGGCCACGCTGCTCTATCCGATGGCGACCGTGGTCTTCATCACCGCGCGCGACGTGCTCACCCGTTACATGGAGCCGGCCACACCCTCGGTCTTCGTCAGCTTTCTGACGATCCTCACCGTCACCTTCTTCGCCGGCGTGGCGATGCCGATCCAGGGCGCGGTGGCGATCGACCTCACCACCGCCGCCCTGTTCGTGATCGCGGCGAGCTTCATCATGGTCGGCTACATCATGAGCGTCACCGGCATGCGGGTGGGCGACATCTCCGCCGTCTCCCCGTTCCGCTACACGGTGCTCGTCTGGGCGATGCTGCTCGGCTTCCTGCTGTTCGAGGAGGTGCCCGACACGCCGACCTTGATCGGCGCCGGGATGGTCGTCGCCGCCGGCCTCTATACGCTGTGGCGCGAGACCCGGCGCGGCCCGACCCGTACCGCCGCCGAGGCCTCCACGCGGCCCTTCTCGCCCACCGGCCGCGGGCCCTGA
- a CDS encoding VOC family protein — protein MSFAPYIHFQGNCREAMTFYAEVFGGTLEIMTFADAPAGSGMPASNRVMHATLTTPQGPLMASDFPESMEGEPQKAVSISRFEPDVETGRKTFDRLAEGGVMIMPYGETFFSPGFGMVQDRFGTHWMVMSQPPR, from the coding sequence ATGAGTTTCGCGCCGTATATTCACTTCCAGGGCAACTGCCGCGAGGCGATGACCTTTTACGCCGAGGTCTTCGGCGGCACGCTCGAGATCATGACCTTCGCGGACGCACCGGCCGGCTCCGGGATGCCGGCGTCGAACCGGGTGATGCACGCCACGCTCACCACCCCGCAGGGCCCGCTGATGGCATCCGACTTCCCCGAGAGCATGGAGGGCGAACCGCAGAAGGCGGTCAGCATCTCGCGCTTCGAGCCCGACGTCGAGACGGGGCGCAAGACGTTCGACCGTCTCGCCGAGGGCGGCGTGATGATCATGCCTTATGGCGAGACCTTCTTTTCGCCCGGCTTCGGCATGGTGCAGGACCGGTTCGGCACGCATTGGATGGTGATGTCCCAGCCGCCCCGATGA
- the leuB gene encoding 3-isopropylmalate dehydrogenase encodes MPSLLLLAGDGIGPEIMAATKRVIEFFNAKGAGFDTVEGLVGGCAYDAEGTPFPKSTVEKAEAADAMLLACVGGPKWDDIKEYDMRPEAGLLGLRKHFELFANIRPAISYPALADSSSLKREVVEGLDIIILRELTGGVYFGEPKTIEDIGNGQKRAIDTQVYDTYEIERIARAAFDLARARRGKVTSMEKRNVMKSGILWREVVEATHRQGYEDVTLDHMLADAGAMQLVRDPKQFDVVVTDNLFGDMLSDIAAQLTGSLGMLPSASLGAVDEKTGRRRALYEPVHGSAPDIAGQGIANPIAMITSFGMALKYSFGMIAEADALDAAIADALADGIRTADIAMGGPSVDTMGMTDAILAKLEARL; translated from the coding sequence ATGCCCTCTTTGCTTCTTCTCGCCGGCGACGGCATCGGTCCCGAGATCATGGCCGCCACCAAGCGGGTGATCGAGTTCTTCAATGCGAAGGGGGCCGGGTTCGACACGGTCGAGGGTCTCGTCGGCGGCTGCGCCTACGACGCCGAGGGAACCCCGTTCCCAAAATCCACCGTCGAGAAGGCCGAAGCGGCGGACGCCATGCTGCTGGCCTGCGTCGGCGGCCCGAAGTGGGACGATATCAAGGAATACGACATGCGACCGGAGGCCGGACTGCTCGGCCTTCGCAAGCATTTCGAGCTGTTCGCCAACATCCGCCCGGCGATCTCCTATCCCGCGCTGGCCGACTCGTCGTCCCTCAAGCGCGAGGTGGTCGAGGGGCTGGACATCATCATCCTGCGTGAGCTGACCGGCGGCGTCTACTTTGGCGAGCCGAAGACGATCGAGGACATCGGCAACGGTCAGAAGCGCGCCATCGACACCCAGGTGTACGACACCTACGAGATCGAGCGGATCGCCCGAGCCGCCTTCGATCTCGCGCGCGCCCGCCGTGGCAAGGTCACGTCGATGGAGAAGCGCAACGTGATGAAATCGGGCATCCTGTGGCGCGAAGTGGTCGAGGCCACGCATCGCCAGGGCTACGAGGATGTCACGCTCGATCACATGCTGGCCGATGCCGGCGCGATGCAGCTCGTGCGCGACCCCAAGCAGTTCGACGTGGTCGTCACCGACAACCTCTTCGGCGACATGCTGTCCGACATCGCCGCCCAGCTCACCGGCTCGCTCGGCATGCTGCCCTCCGCCTCGCTGGGCGCGGTGGACGAGAAGACCGGCCGCCGCCGCGCGCTCTACGAGCCGGTGCACGGCTCCGCGCCGGACATCGCCGGCCAGGGGATCGCCAACCCCATCGCCATGATCACCTCCTTCGGCATGGCGCTGAAGTACTCGTTCGGGATGATCGCGGAGGCGGACGCGCTGGATGCGGCGATCGCGGACGCGCTGGCCGACGGCATTCGCACCGCCGATATCGCGATGGGCGGGCCCTCCGTCGACACGATGGGGATGACCGACGCGATCCTCGCCAAGCTCGAGGCGCGCCTCTAG
- a CDS encoding arylesterase, giving the protein MRLALATSMIGALVLGAVPHAVADDANADRITIVALGDSLTAGYRLAPGKGFVPQLEAALRDKGHDVAVTDAGVSGDTTSGGLARLDWSVGPDTDAVILELGANDALRGLDPEVVRQNLTAILDRLDERGVPVLLAGMLAPPNLGEDYGAAFTSVFEDLARRDVIYYPFFLDGVAADPSLNLDDGLHPTAEGVAVIVERILPDVEALIARVEAGH; this is encoded by the coding sequence ATGCGTCTCGCCCTCGCCACATCGATGATCGGTGCCCTGGTTCTCGGCGCCGTCCCGCACGCGGTGGCGGACGACGCGAACGCCGATCGCATCACCATCGTCGCGCTAGGCGATAGCCTGACCGCCGGCTACCGGCTTGCACCCGGCAAGGGCTTCGTGCCGCAGCTCGAGGCCGCGCTGCGCGACAAGGGGCACGACGTCGCCGTGACCGACGCCGGCGTCTCCGGCGACACCACCTCCGGCGGACTGGCGCGGCTCGACTGGTCGGTGGGCCCGGACACAGACGCCGTCATCCTCGAACTCGGCGCCAACGACGCGCTGCGCGGCCTCGACCCCGAGGTCGTCCGCCAGAACCTCACCGCCATCCTCGACCGGCTGGACGAGCGCGGCGTGCCGGTGTTGCTGGCCGGCATGCTGGCGCCGCCCAACCTCGGCGAGGACTACGGCGCCGCCTTCACCTCGGTCTTCGAGGACCTCGCCCGGCGCGACGTGATCTACTACCCCTTCTTCCTCGACGGGGTGGCCGCCGATCCCTCCCTCAACCTCGACGACGGGCTGCATCCCACCGCCGAGGGCGTCGCCGTCATCGTCGAGCGCATCCTGCCGGACGTCGAGGCGTTGATCGCCCGTGTCGAGGCCGGCCACTGA
- a CDS encoding aldo/keto reductase, whose translation MDYRKLGRTDLSVSALSLGTMTFGRQNTPEEAFAIMDRAVDAGINLFDNAEMYPIPPAEETRFRCEEIMGDWFAARPGARDKVLIATKVAGRSEMGWLRQDGHKPKLIARDINEAVDGSLRRLKTDVIDLYQVHWPDRKMPQFGGNPTVFDLPVPAEDETPIEETLAVLGKLVDAGKVRHIGVSNESTWGVMQYLRAAELKGLPRIASIQNAYSLVNRTFEVNLAEACLREDVGLLCYSALAQGYLTGKYRNGRLPEGARKTLFDRLQRYEGPGAEEVNDLYLDLAAEAGLDPAQMAIAFAVSRPFMTSVIIGATGIAQLETVLGGADVVLGPEVMEAIDALHRARGNVSP comes from the coding sequence ATGGATTATCGCAAGCTCGGCCGCACGGATCTCTCCGTGTCGGCCCTCTCCCTCGGCACGATGACGTTCGGCCGGCAGAATACGCCCGAAGAAGCCTTCGCGATCATGGATCGCGCCGTCGACGCCGGCATCAACCTGTTCGACAATGCCGAGATGTACCCGATCCCGCCAGCGGAGGAGACCCGCTTCCGCTGCGAGGAAATCATGGGCGACTGGTTCGCCGCCCGCCCCGGCGCGCGCGACAAGGTCCTGATCGCCACCAAGGTCGCCGGCCGCTCCGAGATGGGCTGGCTGCGACAGGACGGCCACAAGCCGAAGCTGATCGCGCGGGACATCAACGAGGCGGTCGACGGATCGCTCCGCCGCCTGAAGACCGACGTGATCGACCTCTATCAGGTCCACTGGCCGGACCGTAAGATGCCGCAGTTCGGCGGCAATCCCACCGTGTTCGACCTCCCCGTCCCGGCCGAGGACGAGACGCCCATCGAGGAAACGCTCGCGGTGCTCGGCAAGCTCGTCGACGCCGGCAAGGTGCGCCACATCGGCGTCTCCAACGAGTCCACCTGGGGTGTGATGCAGTACCTGCGCGCCGCCGAGCTGAAGGGGCTGCCGCGGATCGCCTCGATCCAGAACGCCTACAGCCTGGTGAACCGCACCTTCGAGGTGAACCTCGCCGAGGCGTGCCTGCGGGAAGACGTCGGCCTGCTGTGCTACTCGGCGCTCGCGCAGGGCTACCTCACCGGCAAATACCGCAACGGCCGCCTGCCGGAGGGGGCGCGCAAGACCCTCTTCGACCGCCTCCAGCGCTACGAGGGGCCGGGCGCCGAAGAGGTCAACGACCTCTACCTCGATCTCGCCGCCGAGGCCGGCCTCGACCCCGCGCAGATGGCGATCGCGTTCGCGGTCTCGCGCCCGTTCATGACGAGCGTCATCATCGGCGCCACCGGCATCGCGCAGCTCGAGACCGTGCTGGGCGGCGCCGACGTCGTCCTCGGCCCCGAAGTGATGGAGGCCATCGACGCGCTCCACCGCGCGCGCGGCAACGTCAGCCCGTGA